Proteins from a single region of Streptomyces spinoverrucosus:
- a CDS encoding NADH-quinone oxidoreductase subunit M, with translation MSFPLLTATAALPALGAIATAAVPAARRTAAKWLALLVSLATLALAITILIRFDPDGARYQLTESHAWIADFGVRYELGVDGIAVALIALTALLIPFIILAGWHDADPLETGSRRWRPTQGFFALILAVEAMVILSFEATDVFLFYIFFEAMLIPMYFLIGGFGDRAHEHGEQVASTQRSYAAVKFLLYNLVGGLIMLAAVIGLYVVAGNFSLTEIAEARANGSLEMATSTERWLFLGFFFAFAVKAPLWPLHTWLPNAMQESTAPVAVLITAVVDKVGTFAMLRFCLQLFPEASKWATPAILVLALISIVYGALLAVGQRDMKRLIAYASISHFGFIIMGIFAMTSQGQSGATLYMVNHGISTAALMLVAGFLISRRGSRLIADYGGVQKVAPVLAGTFLIGGLATLSLPGLAPFVSEFLVLVGTFARYPVIGIIATFGIVLAALYTLVLYQRTMTGPVKPEVSAMPDLRVRELVVVAPLVALLIFLGVYPKPVTDIVNPAVKQTMSDVQKQDPRPEVEAAK, from the coding sequence ATGTCGTTTCCTCTGCTGACAGCGACGGCGGCGCTCCCGGCGCTCGGGGCGATCGCCACGGCCGCCGTCCCGGCCGCGCGGCGCACCGCCGCCAAGTGGCTGGCGCTGCTCGTCTCGCTCGCCACGCTCGCCCTCGCCATCACGATCCTGATCCGCTTCGACCCGGACGGCGCCCGCTACCAGCTCACCGAATCGCACGCCTGGATCGCCGACTTCGGCGTCCGGTACGAGCTGGGCGTGGACGGCATCGCGGTGGCGCTGATCGCGCTGACCGCCCTGCTGATCCCGTTCATCATCCTCGCGGGCTGGCACGACGCCGACCCGCTGGAGACCGGAAGCCGGCGGTGGCGGCCGACGCAGGGCTTCTTCGCCCTGATCCTGGCCGTCGAGGCGATGGTGATCCTCTCCTTCGAGGCCACCGACGTCTTCCTCTTCTACATCTTCTTCGAGGCCATGCTCATCCCGATGTACTTCCTCATCGGAGGCTTCGGGGACCGTGCCCACGAGCACGGCGAGCAGGTGGCGTCGACGCAACGGTCGTACGCGGCCGTGAAGTTCCTGCTCTACAACCTGGTCGGCGGTCTGATCATGCTGGCCGCGGTGATCGGCCTGTACGTGGTCGCCGGGAACTTCTCGCTCACGGAGATCGCCGAGGCCCGGGCCAACGGCTCGTTGGAGATGGCGACCAGCACCGAGCGCTGGCTGTTCCTGGGCTTCTTCTTCGCCTTCGCGGTGAAGGCGCCGCTGTGGCCGCTGCACACCTGGCTGCCCAACGCCATGCAGGAGTCCACCGCCCCGGTCGCCGTGCTCATCACGGCGGTCGTGGACAAGGTGGGCACCTTCGCGATGCTCCGCTTCTGTCTCCAGCTGTTCCCGGAGGCGAGCAAGTGGGCGACGCCCGCCATCCTCGTACTGGCGCTGATCAGCATCGTGTACGGCGCGCTGCTCGCGGTCGGCCAGCGCGACATGAAGCGCCTGATCGCGTACGCGTCGATCTCGCACTTCGGCTTCATCATCATGGGCATCTTCGCGATGACCAGCCAGGGCCAGTCCGGTGCGACGCTGTACATGGTCAACCACGGGATCTCGACGGCCGCGCTGATGCTGGTGGCCGGCTTCCTGATCTCGCGGCGCGGCTCGCGGCTCATCGCCGACTACGGCGGTGTCCAGAAGGTCGCTCCAGTGCTCGCCGGCACCTTCCTGATCGGCGGTCTTGCGACCCTGTCGCTGCCCGGCCTCGCGCCCTTCGTCAGTGAATTCCTGGTCCTGGTCGGCACGTTCGCGCGCTATCCGGTGATCGGCATCATCGCCACCTTCGGCATCGTGCTCGCCGCGCTCTACACCCTCGTCCTCTACCAGCGGACGATGACGGGCCCGGTGAAGCCGGAGGTGTCCGCGATGCCCGACCTCAGGGTGCGTGAACTGGTGGTCGTCGCCCCGCTGGTCGCGTTGCTGATCTTCCTGGGCGTCTACCCGAAGCCCGTCACGGACATCGTCAACCCGGCGGTGAAGCAGACCATGTCCGACGTACAGAAGCAGGACCCCCGGCCCGAGGTGGAGGCGGCCAAGTGA
- the recQ gene encoding DNA helicase RecQ, translating to MGGTGGVGGMAAVAESEALAALQRVFGYEAFRGEQEAVIEHVVAGGDAVVLMPTGGGKSLCYQIPALVRPGTGIVVSPLIALMQDQVDALRALGVRAGFMNSTQDFDERRVVEAEFLAGELDLLYLAPERLRLDATLDLLSRGKISVFAIDEAHCVSQWGHDFRPDYLTLSILGERWPDVPRIALTATATRATHQEITQRLNMPTARHFVASFDRPNIQYRIVPKADPKKQLLSFLREEHAGDAGIVYCLSRKSVESTAEFLSRNGIEAVPYHAGLDAGTRAAHQSRFLREDGLVVVATIAFGMGIDKPDVRFVAHLDLPKSVEGYYQETGRAGRDGLPSTAWMAYGLNDVIQQRKLIQSGEGGEAFQRRAAAHLDAMLALCETAQCRRGQLLAYFGQDPDPAGCGNCDTCLTPPETWDGTIAAQKVLSTVVRLQRERGQKFGAVQIVDILLGKRTGKVIQFDHDQLSVFGIGEELAEGEWRGVVRQLLAQGLLAVEGEYGTLVLTEASGAVLRREREVPLRKEPKKPVGSRPGSSSSGRGERKPKAAAVELPQELLPAFEALRAWRAEQAREQGVPAYVIFHDATLREIAMVWPTSVAQLGGIGGVGEKKLATYGEGVLAVLSSLGGPPGSAQASGGDAGADDWPEPDAEPEPDDWI from the coding sequence ATGGGTGGGACAGGCGGGGTAGGTGGCATGGCGGCGGTAGCCGAGAGTGAGGCGTTGGCCGCGCTCCAGAGGGTCTTCGGGTACGAGGCCTTTCGTGGGGAGCAGGAAGCGGTCATCGAGCATGTGGTGGCCGGTGGCGACGCCGTCGTCCTCATGCCGACCGGTGGCGGCAAGTCGCTCTGCTACCAGATTCCGGCCCTGGTCAGACCCGGTACGGGCATCGTCGTCTCGCCGCTCATCGCGCTGATGCAGGACCAGGTGGACGCGTTGCGGGCGCTGGGTGTGCGGGCCGGCTTCATGAACTCCACGCAGGACTTCGACGAGCGGCGGGTGGTGGAGGCAGAGTTCCTCGCCGGTGAGCTGGATCTGCTGTATCTGGCGCCGGAGCGCCTGCGGCTCGACGCCACGCTCGATCTGCTGTCGCGCGGCAAGATCTCCGTCTTCGCGATCGACGAGGCGCACTGCGTGTCCCAGTGGGGGCACGACTTCCGCCCCGACTATCTGACCCTGTCGATCCTCGGCGAACGCTGGCCCGACGTGCCGCGGATCGCCCTCACGGCGACGGCCACGCGGGCCACGCACCAGGAGATCACCCAGCGGCTGAACATGCCGACGGCCCGGCACTTCGTGGCGAGCTTCGACCGGCCCAACATCCAGTACCGGATCGTGCCGAAGGCCGACCCCAAGAAGCAGCTGCTGAGCTTCCTGCGCGAGGAGCACGCGGGTGACGCGGGGATCGTGTACTGCCTGTCGCGCAAGTCGGTGGAGTCGACGGCCGAGTTCCTGAGCAGGAACGGGATCGAGGCGGTGCCCTACCACGCGGGCCTGGACGCGGGGACGCGTGCGGCGCACCAGTCCCGGTTCCTGCGGGAGGACGGGCTGGTCGTCGTGGCGACCATCGCCTTCGGGATGGGCATCGACAAGCCGGACGTGCGGTTCGTGGCCCATCTGGATCTGCCGAAGTCGGTGGAGGGGTACTACCAGGAGACCGGTCGCGCCGGGCGTGACGGGCTGCCCTCCACGGCCTGGATGGCGTACGGCCTCAACGACGTCATACAGCAGCGCAAGCTGATCCAGTCCGGCGAGGGTGGCGAGGCGTTCCAGCGGCGGGCCGCCGCACACCTCGACGCGATGCTCGCGCTGTGCGAGACCGCCCAGTGCCGCCGGGGCCAGCTGCTCGCCTACTTCGGCCAGGACCCGGACCCGGCCGGCTGCGGCAACTGCGACACCTGTCTCACGCCGCCCGAGACGTGGGACGGCACGATCGCGGCGCAGAAGGTGCTGTCGACGGTGGTGCGGTTGCAGCGGGAGCGGGGCCAGAAGTTCGGGGCGGTGCAGATCGTCGACATCCTGCTGGGCAAGCGCACCGGCAAGGTGATCCAGTTCGATCACGACCAGCTGTCCGTGTTCGGCATCGGCGAGGAGCTCGCCGAGGGTGAATGGCGGGGCGTGGTCCGCCAGTTGCTGGCGCAGGGACTGCTCGCGGTCGAGGGGGAGTACGGGACGCTGGTGCTGACCGAGGCCAGCGGCGCGGTGCTGCGGCGGGAGCGCGAGGTGCCGCTGCGCAAGGAGCCGAAGAAGCCGGTGGGCTCGCGGCCCGGTTCGTCTTCCTCCGGCCGGGGTGAGCGCAAGCCGAAGGCTGCCGCCGTCGAACTGCCCCAGGAGCTGCTGCCCGCCTTCGAGGCGTTGCGCGCCTGGCGCGCCGAGCAGGCCCGTGAGCAGGGTGTTCCGGCGTACGTCATCTTCCACGACGCCACGCTGCGGGAGATCGCCATGGTGTGGCCCACGTCGGTGGCCCAGCTCGGCGGCATTGGCGGCGTCGGAGAGAAGAAGCTGGCGACGTACGGGGAGGGCGTGCTGGCGGTGCTGTCCTCCCTGGGCGGCCCGCCCGGCTCGGCGCAGGCATCCGGCGGGGACGCGGGGGCGGACGACTGGCCCGAGCCGGATGCGGAGCCGGAGCCGGACGACTGGATATAG
- the nuoK gene encoding NADH-quinone oxidoreductase subunit NuoK, which produces MNPVYYLYLAALLFTIGATGVLIRRNAIVLFMCIELMLNACNLAFVAFSRMHGNLDGQIIAFFTMVVAAAEVVVGLAIIVSLFRSRHSASVDDASLMKL; this is translated from the coding sequence GTGAACCCCGTCTACTACCTCTATCTCGCCGCCCTGTTGTTCACGATCGGCGCGACGGGTGTGCTGATCCGGCGGAACGCGATCGTGCTGTTCATGTGCATCGAGCTGATGCTCAACGCCTGCAACCTCGCGTTCGTCGCCTTTTCCCGGATGCACGGCAATCTCGACGGCCAGATCATCGCGTTCTTCACGATGGTCGTCGCCGCGGCGGAGGTCGTGGTCGGGCTCGCGATCATCGTGTCGCTGTTCCGTTCCCGCCACTCGGCCTCGGTCGACGACGCCAGCCTGATGAAGCTCTAA
- the nuoH gene encoding NADH-quinone oxidoreductase subunit NuoH, giving the protein MSPYLAAEDLSMFGRDPWWLVAIKAVFCFAFLMVTVLFSIVWERKVVAWMQLRIGPNRHGPWGMLQSLADGIKLMLKEDVIVKRADKVVYVLAPIVAAIPAFMAIAVIPFGPAGNEISIFGQRTTMQLTDLPIAMLYILAVASVGIYGIVLAGWSSGSTYPLLGGLRACAQMISYEIAMGAAFASVFLYSGSMSTSAIVDAQADRWFVILLPVSFLVYIVTMVGEVNRAPLDMPESEGDLVGGFNTEYSSIKFAMFMLAEYINMVTVSAVSVTLFLGGWRAPWPVSTFWEGANHGWWPMLWFVVKVQLLLFFFIWLRGTLPRVRYDQLMKLGWKVLIPVAVVWLMLVATVRVLRNEGYAFSDIALYVAGGVLTLLLLSFVVDFFRERAKAAPEPPAQQPAFDPMAGGFPVPPLPGQELPPVPRRRSRRERDLIVSGGPDTQSDGSLGGSTDGKEASDG; this is encoded by the coding sequence ATGAGCCCGTACCTCGCCGCTGAAGACCTCTCCATGTTCGGCCGCGACCCGTGGTGGCTGGTCGCCATCAAGGCGGTCTTCTGCTTCGCCTTCCTGATGGTGACCGTGCTGTTCTCCATCGTCTGGGAGCGCAAGGTCGTCGCCTGGATGCAGCTGCGCATCGGCCCCAACCGGCACGGCCCCTGGGGCATGCTCCAGTCGCTCGCCGACGGCATCAAGCTGATGCTCAAGGAAGACGTCATCGTCAAACGCGCGGACAAGGTGGTCTACGTCCTCGCGCCGATCGTCGCGGCCATCCCGGCCTTCATGGCGATCGCGGTGATCCCGTTCGGGCCCGCCGGCAACGAGATCTCGATCTTCGGCCAGCGCACCACGATGCAGCTGACCGACCTGCCGATCGCGATGCTGTACATCCTCGCGGTCGCCTCGGTCGGCATCTACGGCATCGTACTGGCGGGTTGGAGTTCTGGATCCACCTATCCGCTGCTCGGCGGTCTGCGCGCCTGCGCGCAGATGATCTCGTACGAGATCGCCATGGGCGCCGCGTTCGCCTCGGTGTTCCTCTACTCGGGCTCGATGTCGACGTCGGCGATCGTCGACGCGCAGGCGGACCGCTGGTTCGTGATCCTGCTGCCGGTCTCGTTCCTGGTCTACATCGTGACGATGGTCGGCGAGGTCAACCGTGCCCCGTTGGACATGCCGGAGTCCGAGGGCGACCTGGTCGGCGGCTTCAACACCGAGTACTCGTCGATCAAGTTCGCGATGTTCATGCTCGCCGAGTACATCAACATGGTGACCGTCTCGGCCGTGTCCGTGACGCTCTTCCTGGGCGGCTGGCGGGCGCCCTGGCCGGTCAGCACCTTCTGGGAGGGCGCGAACCACGGCTGGTGGCCGATGCTCTGGTTCGTCGTCAAGGTGCAGCTGCTGCTGTTCTTCTTCATCTGGCTGCGCGGCACGCTCCCGCGGGTCCGCTACGACCAGCTGATGAAGCTCGGCTGGAAGGTCCTCATCCCGGTCGCCGTGGTCTGGCTGATGCTCGTCGCGACTGTGCGGGTCCTGCGGAACGAGGGCTACGCCTTCAGCGATATCGCGCTCTATGTCGCCGGTGGTGTCCTCACCCTGCTTCTGCTCTCGTTCGTCGTGGACTTCTTCCGCGAGCGGGCCAAGGCCGCACCCGAACCGCCTGCCCAACAGCCCGCCTTCGACCCGATGGCCGGTGGATTCCCCGTGCCCCCGCTGCCCGGACAGGAGCTGCCGCCGGTACCGCGGCGCCGCTCGCGCCGGGAGCGGGACCTGATTGTCAGTGGTGGGCCCGATACTCAGAGTGATGGATCTCTGGGTGGATCTACGGATGGAAAGGAGGCGTCCGATGGCTGA
- the nuoI gene encoding NADH-quinone oxidoreductase subunit NuoI, giving the protein MAEEPKETKPGFQNPVAGFGVTFKAMFKKRLTEQYPEQQKTTAPRFHGRHQLNRHPDGLEKCVGCELCAWACPADAIYVEGADNTDEERYSPGERYGRVYQINYARCILCGLCIEACPTRALTMTNDFELADSSRANLIYTKEQLLAGLEEGMVDSPHAIYPGMDEQDYYRGLVTEAAPGTERQVAHSKGEKPTDQGVDA; this is encoded by the coding sequence ATGGCTGAGGAGCCCAAGGAGACCAAGCCCGGTTTCCAGAACCCCGTGGCCGGCTTCGGCGTGACCTTCAAGGCCATGTTCAAGAAGCGGCTGACCGAGCAGTACCCGGAGCAGCAGAAGACCACGGCCCCCCGGTTCCACGGACGGCACCAGCTCAACCGCCATCCGGACGGCCTGGAGAAGTGCGTCGGCTGCGAGCTGTGCGCCTGGGCCTGCCCCGCCGACGCGATCTACGTGGAGGGCGCGGACAACACCGACGAGGAGCGCTACTCGCCGGGCGAGCGGTACGGGCGCGTGTACCAGATCAACTACGCCCGCTGCATCCTGTGCGGCCTGTGCATCGAGGCGTGCCCCACGCGCGCGTTGACCATGACGAACGACTTCGAGCTCGCCGACTCCAGCCGCGCCAACCTCATCTACACCAAGGAGCAGCTGCTGGCCGGCCTCGAAGAGGGCATGGTCGACTCGCCGCACGCCATCTACCCGGGGATGGACGAACAGGACTACTACCGGGGCCTGGTGACGGAGGCCGCGCCCGGCACGGAGCGGCAGGTCGCCCACTCCAAGGGCGAGAAGCCCACGGACCAGGGGGTGGACGCATGA
- the nuoL gene encoding NADH-quinone oxidoreductase subunit L gives MENLIALLIAAPLLGAAVLLCGGRRLDAVGHWIGTVLAFVSFALGAVLFADLLGKDAEHRTLSQHLFSWIPVEGFQADVAFQLDQLSMTFVLLITGVGSLIHLYSVGYMEHDERRRRFFGYLNLFLAAMLLLVLADNYLLLYVGWEGVGLASYLLIGFWQHKPSAATAAKKAFLVNRVGDMGLSIAIMLMFTTFGTFAFGPVLGTHEEPGLVGDTSEGMLTAIGLMLLLAACGKSAQVPLQSWLGDAMEGPTPVSALIHAATMVTAGVYLIVRSGAIFNAAPDAQLVVTIVGAVTLLFGAIVGCAKDDIKKALAGSTMSQIGYMTLAAGLGPIGYVFAIMHLVTHGFFKAGLFLGAGSVMHGMNDEVDMRRYGGLRKYMPITFVTFGLGYLAIIGFPGLSGFFSKDKIIEAAFAKGGTEGWILGGCALLGAAITAYYMTRVMLLTFFGEKRWQPDENGNEPHPHESPKVMTIPMILLAVGSVFGGAFFSIGDRFVHWLEPVTGHDHGHPPVSALTVTLSTVAVMVIGVAVAYGQYGRRPVPVVAPRGSLLTRAARRDLLQDDFNHVVLVRGGEHLTRSLMYVDHTLVDGVVNGTAASVGGLSGRMRRLQSGFARSYAVSMFGGAAILVAATLLMRAV, from the coding sequence GTGGAGAACCTGATTGCGCTGCTGATCGCGGCGCCCCTGCTCGGAGCGGCCGTCCTGCTGTGCGGCGGCCGGCGGCTCGATGCCGTCGGCCACTGGATCGGCACGGTCCTCGCGTTCGTCTCCTTCGCCCTCGGCGCGGTCCTCTTCGCCGACCTGCTGGGCAAGGACGCGGAGCACCGGACGCTGAGCCAGCACCTGTTCAGCTGGATCCCCGTCGAAGGCTTCCAGGCCGACGTCGCCTTCCAGCTCGACCAGCTGTCGATGACATTCGTCCTGCTGATCACCGGTGTCGGCTCGCTGATCCACCTGTACTCGGTCGGGTACATGGAGCACGACGAGCGGCGCCGCCGCTTCTTCGGCTACCTGAACCTGTTCCTCGCGGCGATGCTGCTGCTCGTCCTCGCCGACAACTACCTGCTGCTGTACGTCGGCTGGGAAGGCGTCGGTCTCGCCTCCTACCTGCTGATCGGCTTCTGGCAGCACAAGCCCAGCGCGGCCACGGCCGCGAAGAAGGCCTTCCTGGTCAACCGGGTCGGCGACATGGGCCTGTCGATCGCGATCATGCTGATGTTCACGACGTTCGGCACCTTCGCCTTCGGGCCGGTGCTCGGCACCCACGAGGAGCCGGGCCTCGTCGGCGACACCTCCGAGGGGATGCTCACCGCGATCGGCCTGATGCTGCTGCTCGCCGCCTGCGGCAAGTCCGCCCAGGTGCCGCTGCAGTCCTGGCTCGGGGACGCGATGGAGGGCCCGACCCCGGTCTCGGCCCTCATCCACGCCGCGACGATGGTGACGGCGGGCGTGTACCTGATCGTCCGTTCCGGGGCGATCTTCAACGCCGCACCCGACGCACAACTGGTCGTCACGATCGTCGGAGCGGTCACGCTCCTGTTCGGTGCGATCGTCGGTTGCGCCAAGGACGACATCAAGAAGGCGCTGGCCGGTTCGACCATGTCGCAGATCGGCTACATGACCCTCGCCGCCGGCCTCGGCCCCATCGGCTACGTCTTCGCGATCATGCACCTGGTGACGCACGGTTTCTTCAAGGCCGGGCTGTTCCTCGGCGCCGGTTCGGTGATGCACGGCATGAACGACGAGGTCGACATGCGCCGCTACGGCGGCCTGCGCAAGTACATGCCGATCACCTTCGTCACCTTCGGCCTCGGCTACCTCGCGATCATCGGTTTCCCGGGCCTGTCCGGCTTCTTCTCGAAGGACAAGATCATCGAGGCGGCGTTCGCCAAGGGCGGCACCGAGGGCTGGATCCTCGGCGGCTGTGCCCTGCTGGGCGCGGCCATCACGGCGTACTACATGACGCGTGTGATGCTGCTGACGTTCTTCGGTGAGAAGCGCTGGCAGCCGGATGAGAACGGCAACGAGCCGCACCCGCACGAGTCGCCCAAGGTCATGACGATCCCGATGATCCTGCTGGCCGTCGGATCGGTCTTCGGCGGCGCGTTCTTCAGCATCGGCGACCGGTTCGTGCACTGGCTGGAACCGGTCACCGGCCATGACCACGGGCACCCGCCGGTCAGCGCCCTGACGGTCACGTTGTCCACGGTGGCCGTGATGGTGATCGGCGTCGCCGTCGCGTACGGGCAGTACGGCCGCCGCCCGGTGCCGGTCGTCGCCCCGCGCGGGTCGCTGCTCACCCGGGCCGCCCGCCGCGATCTGCTTCAGGACGACTTCAACCACGTGGTCCTGGTCCGTGGCGGCGAGCACCTCACGCGGTCCCTGATGTACGTCGACCACACCCTGGTCGACGGAGTCGTCAACGGCACGGCGGCCTCGGTCGGCGGCCTGTCCGGACGGATGCGCAGGCTGCAGAGCGGCTTCGCGCGGTCGTACGCGGTCTCGATGTTCGGCGGCGCGGCGATCCTCGTCGCCGCGACCCTGCTGATGAGGGCGGTCTGA
- the nuoN gene encoding NADH-quinone oxidoreductase subunit NuoN, translating into MSATAVHSLWTTAADPIGKIDAPKIEYAQLSPILIVIGAAIIGVLVEAFVPRKSRYYAQMFLSAVGLTAGFAAVVALAADGYGTTKAQIAAMGAIAVDGPALFLQGTILLSGLVALFTFAERRLDPAAHGNRVDSFAAQAASVPGSDSEKAAVKAGFATTEVFPLLLFAVSGMLLFPAANDLLTLFVALEVFSLPLYLMCALARRKRLMSQEAAVKYFLLGAFASAFTLFGIAMLYGYSGSMAYGTIAQVVDGTITDITPALANTMGNDVLLLLGTALIVMGLLFKVGAVPFHMWTPDVYQGAPTPVTGFMAAATKVAAFGALLRILYVVLPGLRWDWRPVMWGVAIVTMLGGAIVAITQTDIKRLLAYSSIAHAGFILAGVIATTPDGVSSVLFYLLAYSFVTIGAFAVVTLVRDAGGEATHLSKWAGLGRRSPLVAAVFAVFLLAFAGIPLTSGFAGKFAVFKAAAEGGAVPLVVIGVISSAIAAFFYIRVIVLMFFSDPKPEGPTVAVPSPLTVTAIGVGVAVTLVLGVAPQYFLDLAGNAGVFVR; encoded by the coding sequence GTGAGCGCAACAGCCGTCCACAGCCTGTGGACAACCGCGGCCGATCCCATCGGCAAGATCGACGCGCCGAAGATCGAGTACGCCCAGCTCTCGCCCATCCTGATCGTGATCGGCGCGGCGATCATCGGAGTGCTGGTCGAGGCGTTCGTACCGCGCAAGTCCCGTTACTACGCACAGATGTTCCTGTCCGCCGTGGGGCTGACCGCCGGTTTCGCGGCGGTCGTCGCCCTCGCGGCGGACGGATACGGCACCACGAAGGCGCAGATCGCGGCGATGGGCGCGATCGCGGTCGACGGACCGGCCCTGTTCCTGCAGGGCACGATCCTGCTGTCCGGCCTGGTCGCCCTCTTCACCTTCGCCGAGCGGCGCCTCGACCCGGCCGCGCACGGCAACCGGGTCGACTCCTTCGCCGCGCAGGCGGCGTCGGTGCCCGGCAGCGACAGTGAGAAGGCCGCGGTCAAGGCCGGTTTCGCCACGACCGAGGTCTTCCCGCTGCTGCTCTTCGCGGTCTCCGGCATGCTGCTCTTCCCCGCGGCCAACGACCTGCTGACGCTGTTCGTGGCCCTGGAGGTCTTCTCGCTGCCGCTGTACCTGATGTGCGCGCTGGCCCGCCGCAAGCGGCTGATGTCGCAGGAGGCCGCGGTCAAGTACTTCCTGCTCGGCGCGTTCGCCTCCGCGTTCACGCTGTTCGGGATCGCGATGCTGTACGGCTACTCCGGCTCGATGGCGTACGGCACGATCGCGCAGGTCGTCGACGGCACCATCACCGACATCACCCCGGCCCTGGCGAACACCATGGGCAACGACGTGCTGCTGCTCCTCGGCACCGCGTTGATCGTGATGGGGCTGCTGTTCAAGGTGGGCGCGGTGCCGTTCCACATGTGGACGCCGGACGTGTACCAGGGCGCGCCGACGCCGGTGACCGGCTTCATGGCGGCGGCGACGAAGGTGGCCGCGTTCGGCGCGCTGCTGCGGATCCTGTACGTCGTGCTGCCGGGCCTGCGCTGGGACTGGCGGCCGGTGATGTGGGGCGTCGCGATCGTCACCATGCTGGGCGGAGCGATCGTCGCGATCACCCAGACCGACATCAAGCGCCTGCTGGCGTACTCGTCGATCGCACACGCGGGATTCATCCTCGCGGGCGTCATCGCGACGACGCCGGACGGTGTCTCGTCGGTGCTCTTCTACCTGCTGGCGTACTCGTTCGTGACGATCGGGGCGTTCGCGGTGGTGACGCTGGTACGGGACGCCGGCGGCGAGGCGACGCACCTGTCCAAGTGGGCCGGCCTCGGGCGCAGGTCGCCGCTGGTGGCGGCGGTGTTCGCGGTCTTCCTGCTGGCGTTCGCCGGCATCCCGCTGACCTCCGGGTTCGCCGGGAAGTTCGCCGTGTTCAAGGCGGCGGCGGAAGGCGGGGCAGTGCCGCTGGTGGTGATCGGTGTGATCTCGTCGGCGATCGCCGCGTTCTTCTACATCCGGGTGATCGTGCTGATGTTCTTCAGCGACCCGAAGCCGGAGGGGCCGACGGTGGCGGTGCCGTCGCCGCTGACGGTGACGGCGATCGGGGTGGGCGTGGCGGTCACGCTGGTGTTGGGTGTGGCGCCGCAGTACTTCCTGGATCTGGCCGGGAATGCCGGAGTGTTCGTGCGCTGA
- a CDS encoding NADH-quinone oxidoreductase subunit J, producing the protein MSAQLAAYTTSTGEAVQFWILGTVAVIGALCTVFMKKAVHSALCLAGTMIVLAVFYLANGAYFLGIVQIVVYTGAIMMLFLFVVMLVGVTAADSLKETIKGQRWLALLCGLGFGILLVGGIGNASLTEFNGLGQANASGNVEGLAALIFTKYVFAFELTGALLITAAVGAMVLTHRERTERARTQRELAEQRVREGKHLPPLPAPGVYARHNAVDIAGLLPDGTPSDLTVSKTLRERGQIRDVSTEALNDLRALEQRAEERLERNAIEPPTFKRTEEASK; encoded by the coding sequence ATGAGCGCACAGCTCGCCGCCTACACCACCTCCACGGGAGAGGCCGTCCAGTTCTGGATCCTCGGCACGGTCGCGGTGATCGGCGCCCTGTGCACCGTCTTCATGAAGAAGGCCGTGCACAGTGCGCTCTGCCTGGCCGGCACCATGATCGTCCTGGCGGTGTTCTACCTCGCCAACGGCGCGTACTTCCTCGGCATCGTGCAGATCGTCGTCTACACCGGCGCGATCATGATGCTGTTCCTGTTCGTCGTGATGCTGGTCGGTGTCACCGCGGCGGACTCACTGAAAGAGACCATCAAGGGCCAGCGCTGGCTGGCCCTGCTCTGTGGCCTCGGCTTCGGCATCCTGCTCGTCGGGGGCATCGGCAACGCGTCCCTGACGGAGTTCAACGGCCTCGGCCAGGCCAACGCGAGCGGCAACGTGGAGGGCCTCGCGGCCCTCATCTTCACCAAGTACGTCTTCGCCTTCGAACTCACCGGCGCCCTGCTGATCACGGCCGCCGTCGGCGCCATGGTGCTGACCCACCGCGAGCGCACCGAGCGCGCCAGGACCCAGCGCGAGCTGGCCGAGCAGCGCGTCCGCGAGGGGAAGCACCTCCCGCCGCTGCCGGCGCCCGGCGTGTACGCGCGGCACAACGCCGTGGACATCGCGGGCCTGCTGCCCGACGGCACCCCGTCCGACCTGACGGTCAGCAAGACGCTGCGCGAGCGCGGCCAGATCCGGGACGTGTCCACCGAGGCGCTCAACGACCTGCGGGCCCTTGAACAGCGCGCGGAGGAGCGGCTGGAGCGGAACGCGATCGAGCCGCCCACGTTCAAGCGGACCGAGGAGGCGTCGAAGTGA